One stretch of Tachysurus fulvidraco isolate hzauxx_2018 chromosome 12, HZAU_PFXX_2.0, whole genome shotgun sequence DNA includes these proteins:
- the fosl2 gene encoding fos-related antigen 2 isoform X2, whose amino-acid sequence MPGSSSAFIPTINAITTSQDLQWMVQPTVITSMSNPYSRSHPYGLPVPSGPSLLSHTALTRPGVIRSIGDARGRRKRDEQLTPEEEEKRRVRRERNKLAAAKCRNRRRELTEMLQGETEKLEEEKADLQKEIETLQKEKDKLEFMLVAHNPVCKLPPEERHQNSLPEQCAPLPLTTMRPNLVSRSVLSTHNPIVVKQEPMEDSEEEEQVKSQHSVIKPICLGGGMYCSDGDSLNTPVVAASTPVSTPNNHSLIFTYPNMLEPDSPSPSSESCSKAHRRSSSSGDQSSDSLNSPTLLAL is encoded by the exons ATGCCTGGATCTAGCAGTGCCTTTATTCCAACCATTAATGCCATAACCACCAGCCAGGACCTGCAGTGGATGGTCCAGCCAACAGTCATCACCTCTATGTCTAATCCGTACTCACGATCTCACCCGTACGGCCTCCCGGTGCCCAGCGGTCCCAGCCTCCTCAGCCACACAGCCCTCACTCGCCCGGGGGTTATACGCTCCATCGGCGATGCCCGAGGACGACGCAAGAGAGATGAACAG TTGACAccagaagaagaggagaaaaggagagtGAGGCGAGAAAGGAACAAGCTGGCTGCTGCTAAGTGCCGTAACCGTAGGCGAGAGCTGACCGAAATGCTGCAAGGG gaaacCGAGAAGCTGGAGGAGGAAAAGGCCGACTTGCAGAAAGAGATCGAGACGCTCCAGAAGGAGAAGGACAAGTTGGAGTTCATGCTTGTGGCTCACAACCCTGTGTGTAAACTTCCTCCTGAGGAGCGTCACCAGAATTCCCTACCTGAGCAGTGCGCCCCTCTGCCGCTAACGACCATGCGTCCTAACCTAGTATCCCGGTCGGTGCTTAGTACCCACAATCCTATCGTAGTCAAACAGGAGCCCATGGAGgacagtgaggaagaggagcaggtgAAGAGCCAGCACTCGGTCATCAAGCCCATCTGCCTGGGTGGTGGGATGTACTGCTCGGACGGAGACAGCCTCAACACTCCTGTGGTTGCTGCTTCCACTCCGGTGTCCACTCCTAACAACCACAGCCTCATATTCACTTACCCCAACATGCTGGAGCCCGATAGCCCTTCGCCCTCCTCGGAGTCATGCTCCAAAGCCCACCGGCGCAGCAGTAGCAGTGGAGATCAATCCTCAGACTCACTCAACTCCCCCACCCTGCTGGCTCTCTGA
- the fosl2 gene encoding fos-related antigen 2 isoform X1, with product MYQEFCSSSGASPVTVDSFTSGTGGSPISASGYQKYRVDMPGSSSAFIPTINAITTSQDLQWMVQPTVITSMSNPYSRSHPYGLPVPSGPSLLSHTALTRPGVIRSIGDARGRRKRDEQLTPEEEEKRRVRRERNKLAAAKCRNRRRELTEMLQGETEKLEEEKADLQKEIETLQKEKDKLEFMLVAHNPVCKLPPEERHQNSLPEQCAPLPLTTMRPNLVSRSVLSTHNPIVVKQEPMEDSEEEEQVKSQHSVIKPICLGGGMYCSDGDSLNTPVVAASTPVSTPNNHSLIFTYPNMLEPDSPSPSSESCSKAHRRSSSSGDQSSDSLNSPTLLAL from the exons AAGTACAGAGTTGACATGCCTGGATCTAGCAGTGCCTTTATTCCAACCATTAATGCCATAACCACCAGCCAGGACCTGCAGTGGATGGTCCAGCCAACAGTCATCACCTCTATGTCTAATCCGTACTCACGATCTCACCCGTACGGCCTCCCGGTGCCCAGCGGTCCCAGCCTCCTCAGCCACACAGCCCTCACTCGCCCGGGGGTTATACGCTCCATCGGCGATGCCCGAGGACGACGCAAGAGAGATGAACAG TTGACAccagaagaagaggagaaaaggagagtGAGGCGAGAAAGGAACAAGCTGGCTGCTGCTAAGTGCCGTAACCGTAGGCGAGAGCTGACCGAAATGCTGCAAGGG gaaacCGAGAAGCTGGAGGAGGAAAAGGCCGACTTGCAGAAAGAGATCGAGACGCTCCAGAAGGAGAAGGACAAGTTGGAGTTCATGCTTGTGGCTCACAACCCTGTGTGTAAACTTCCTCCTGAGGAGCGTCACCAGAATTCCCTACCTGAGCAGTGCGCCCCTCTGCCGCTAACGACCATGCGTCCTAACCTAGTATCCCGGTCGGTGCTTAGTACCCACAATCCTATCGTAGTCAAACAGGAGCCCATGGAGgacagtgaggaagaggagcaggtgAAGAGCCAGCACTCGGTCATCAAGCCCATCTGCCTGGGTGGTGGGATGTACTGCTCGGACGGAGACAGCCTCAACACTCCTGTGGTTGCTGCTTCCACTCCGGTGTCCACTCCTAACAACCACAGCCTCATATTCACTTACCCCAACATGCTGGAGCCCGATAGCCCTTCGCCCTCCTCGGAGTCATGCTCCAAAGCCCACCGGCGCAGCAGTAGCAGTGGAGATCAATCCTCAGACTCACTCAACTCCCCCACCCTGCTGGCTCTCTGA